The following coding sequences are from one Prochlorococcus marinus XMU1412 window:
- a CDS encoding M15 family metallopeptidase: MELNKDIDQFDIPLAKRTYLNNPNSTLLKKLLIFSPFLFLIFSVAALRLIKNIEIGSLDNLNFQAQINHDHRILGHLPYAEISKEKLVLIEPNIEVHMDMRDSLLRMREEAKKDGIYLVFLSGYRSINLQNDIFYSLKSIRNQEAAERARVSAPPGYSEHSTGFAIDIGDATQRETDFETDFENTDAFRWLIKNAAKFHFKLSFTKDNKYIDYEPWHWRYEGSIEALKVFESSNRKL, translated from the coding sequence TTGGAACTAAACAAAGATATCGATCAATTTGATATACCACTTGCCAAAAGAACTTACCTAAATAATCCAAATTCAACATTATTAAAAAAACTATTAATATTTTCTCCATTTCTTTTTCTTATCTTTTCTGTCGCTGCTTTGCGATTAATTAAAAATATAGAAATAGGATCACTTGATAATCTCAATTTTCAGGCTCAGATAAATCACGACCATAGAATTTTAGGTCATTTACCCTATGCGGAAATTTCTAAGGAGAAATTAGTTTTAATTGAGCCTAATATTGAAGTTCATATGGATATGCGCGATTCTCTACTAAGGATGAGAGAAGAAGCCAAAAAGGATGGGATATATTTAGTCTTCTTGAGTGGTTATAGATCAATAAATTTGCAAAACGATATCTTTTATTCTTTAAAATCTATTAGAAATCAAGAAGCGGCAGAAAGAGCTAGAGTTTCAGCCCCTCCAGGGTATTCCGAACATAGTACAGGTTTCGCAATCGATATTGGTGATGCTACTCAAAGAGAGACAGACTTTGAAACCGACTTCGAAAATACTGACGCCTTCAGATGGTTAATAAAAAATGCAGCTAAGTTTCACTTTAAGTTATCGTTCACCAAAGATAATAAATATATAGATTACGAACCCTGGCATTGGAGATATGAGGGGTCAATTGAAGCATTAAAAGTTTTTGAAAGCTCAAATAGAAAATTATAA
- the typA gene encoding translational GTPase TypA — protein MSSSIKEIRNVAIIAHVDHGKTTLVDALLSQSGIFRDNEVIPTCVMDSNDLERERGITILSKNTAVNYKDTRINIIDTPGHADFGGEVERVLGMVDGCLLIVDANEGPMPQTRFVLKKALEKGLRPIVFVNKIDRPRVVPEIAIDKVLDLFLELGADDDQCDFPYLFGSGLSGFAKEEMESNSDNMMPLFEAIIRHVPPPVGDSNKPLQLQITTLDYSDFLGRIVIGKIHNGTIKNGQQASLIKENGKTIKGKVSKLLGFEGLQRIDINEAFAGDIVAVSGFDDVNIGETIACPDSPHPLPLIKVDEPTLNMTFVVNDSPFAGKEGKFVTSRQLKNRLERELLTNVALRVEETDSPDRFSVSGRGELHLGILIETMRREGFEFQISQPQVIFREIDNVECEPIETLVLDVPEVSVGSCIEKLGSRKAEMKNMQTSSDGRTQLEFLVPSRGLIGFRGEFVRITRGEGIMSHSFYEYKPKTGDFETRRNGVLIAFEEGVATFYALKNAEDRGVYFIKPGVKVYKGMIIGENNRPQDLELNICKTKQLTNMRSAGAEELDTLQSPVDITLERALEYIGPDEMLEVTPDSIRMRKINKKKKN, from the coding sequence ATGTCATCTTCGATAAAAGAAATTAGAAATGTTGCAATTATTGCTCACGTAGATCATGGGAAGACAACTCTTGTAGATGCATTGTTATCTCAATCAGGAATATTTAGAGACAATGAAGTTATTCCTACATGTGTAATGGATTCAAATGATCTTGAAAGAGAAAGGGGGATAACAATTCTCTCAAAAAATACTGCAGTTAACTACAAAGATACCAGAATTAATATTATAGATACACCTGGACATGCCGATTTTGGAGGAGAAGTTGAAAGGGTTTTGGGAATGGTTGATGGTTGCCTGCTTATTGTTGATGCAAATGAGGGACCTATGCCTCAAACAAGATTTGTTTTAAAAAAAGCATTAGAAAAAGGACTTAGGCCTATAGTCTTTGTAAATAAAATTGATAGACCACGAGTAGTACCAGAAATAGCAATTGATAAGGTCCTTGATTTGTTTTTGGAGTTAGGTGCTGATGATGATCAATGTGATTTCCCTTATCTTTTTGGGAGTGGCTTATCTGGTTTCGCAAAAGAAGAGATGGAATCTAATAGTGACAATATGATGCCTCTTTTTGAAGCTATTATTAGACACGTTCCTCCTCCAGTAGGTGATTCTAATAAGCCTCTTCAGCTACAAATAACTACTTTGGACTATTCTGATTTCTTAGGCAGAATAGTAATTGGGAAGATCCATAATGGAACTATAAAAAATGGCCAACAGGCTAGTTTAATTAAAGAAAACGGAAAAACTATTAAAGGTAAGGTTAGTAAGCTTTTAGGATTTGAAGGCTTACAAAGAATTGATATAAATGAAGCATTTGCAGGTGATATTGTTGCTGTTTCTGGTTTCGATGACGTCAATATTGGTGAGACCATAGCATGTCCCGATTCTCCTCATCCTCTTCCATTAATCAAAGTTGATGAACCTACCTTAAATATGACTTTTGTTGTCAATGATTCACCATTCGCGGGTAAGGAAGGGAAATTTGTTACCAGTAGACAATTAAAAAATAGATTGGAGAGGGAACTTCTAACAAATGTTGCCCTAAGAGTAGAAGAAACTGATTCTCCTGACAGGTTCTCAGTTTCAGGAAGAGGAGAATTACATCTAGGGATATTGATTGAAACTATGAGAAGAGAGGGTTTTGAGTTTCAAATCTCACAACCTCAAGTAATTTTCAGAGAAATTGATAATGTTGAATGTGAGCCTATAGAGACTTTGGTTTTAGATGTACCTGAAGTATCTGTTGGTTCTTGCATCGAAAAACTTGGATCTAGAAAGGCAGAGATGAAAAACATGCAGACAAGTTCTGATGGTAGAACTCAATTAGAATTTCTAGTACCATCAAGAGGATTAATTGGATTTCGCGGGGAGTTTGTAAGGATCACCAGAGGTGAAGGTATCATGAGCCATTCGTTTTATGAATATAAACCTAAAACAGGAGACTTTGAAACCAGAAGGAATGGCGTTCTTATAGCTTTTGAGGAAGGTGTAGCCACATTTTATGCTTTAAAGAATGCTGAAGATAGGGGAGTATATTTCATTAAACCTGGAGTTAAAGTTTATAAAGGAATGATAATTGGTGAGAATAATCGACCTCAAGATCTTGAGTTGAATATATGTAAAACTAAGCAGTTGACTAATATGAGATCTGCAGGGGCAGAAGAACTTGATACTTTGCAGTCACCTGTGGATATTACCCTTGAAAGAGCGCTCGAATATATTGGTCCAGATGAAATGCTAGAGGTAACACCGGATTCAATAAGAATGAGAAAAATAAATAAAAAGAAAAAAAATTAG
- a CDS encoding DUF309 domain-containing protein, with protein MNEESAKSFQDSLFTALNLFNNHEWYEAHDAFEEIWNSVDGDERQVIQGILQVSVSQFHLSKGNLNGATILLGEGLGRIKTRTKIDLGIDLESFCQCLEDLLRKLQYRELLNENDKPFLKPL; from the coding sequence ATGAACGAAGAAAGTGCAAAAAGTTTTCAAGATTCCCTTTTTACAGCTTTAAATCTTTTTAACAATCATGAATGGTACGAGGCTCATGATGCTTTTGAAGAAATATGGAATTCCGTAGATGGTGACGAAAGACAAGTTATCCAAGGAATTTTACAAGTATCTGTTTCTCAGTTTCACCTAAGTAAAGGTAATTTAAATGGAGCTACTATTTTGCTTGGAGAGGGTTTAGGCAGAATAAAAACTAGAACCAAGATTGATTTAGGGATTGATCTTGAATCCTTCTGCCAATGTTTGGAAGATTTATTAAGGAAATTACAATATAGAGAACTATTAAACGAGAACGATAAGCCTTTTTTGAAACCTCTTTGA